A genomic region of Solanum dulcamara chromosome 2, daSolDulc1.2, whole genome shotgun sequence contains the following coding sequences:
- the LOC129880563 gene encoding uncharacterized protein LOC129880563 gives MALPLGKLTILVGAGIVGSVLAKEGRLPTVSDFFSGAFKIALRQIRQDNSTSSTPKPRNDSLLQQVNSLRQELQLLASNRSVTIVTSSGSGSSRYTIIIVVVVMGYGYIWWKGWKLPELMFATRRSLSDACGSVSKQLESVYTSISSTKRHLTSRIDRVDTKIDDCVDNTAATRDEVSEIRGKVRTFGEDVQSVHLVVQSLETKISRIEGRQNETNYGVGKLVAFVRSIETSRAKEQIEAPPSSSSRPALELPSVASSARAGSLPPNLSVEPSSPSASSVSPKRPLHGAVSASGLKELGGISDVVEVSSESSPQVSNTVFASEQRSNENSGFGSVYGRKFPGIGASFLTRSRSAMQSFK, from the exons ATGGCTCTCCCTCTCGGCAAGCTTACTATCCTCGTTGGTGCTG GCATTGTTGGGTCAGTACTTGCTAAGGAAGGACGATTGCCAACTGTCTCTGATTTTTTCTCCGGCGCATTTAAG ATTGCATTGAGGCAAATTCGACAAGATAATTCAACCAGTTCAACTCCAAAGCCACGCAATGATTCCTTGCTGCAGCAG GTTAATAGCTTACGGCAGGAGCTGCAACTTTTGGCTTCAAATAGATCTGTTACAATTGTGACATCAAGTGGATCAG GTTCTAGCAGATATACTATAATCATTGTTGTTGTAGTGATGGGGTATGGTTATATTTGGTGGAAG GGTTGGAAGCTTCCTGAATTAATGTTTGCGACCAGGCGGAGCTTATCTGATGCATGTGGTAGTGTGTCCAAACAGCTTGAGAGTGTATATACATCTATTTCT TCCACTAAGCGTCATTTAACTTCACGAATTGACCGCGTGGATACTAAAATTGATGATTGTGTGGATAATACTGCTGCAACGAGAGACGAG GTTTCTGAAATTCGAGGAAAAGTGAGAACATTTGGTGAGGATGTCCAGTCAGTTCATCTTGTTGTCCAATCACTG GAGACAAAAATTAGTAGAATTGAAGGGAGACAG AATGAAACGAACTATGGTGTGGGAAAGTTGGTTGCTTTTGTGAGGAGCATTGAAACTAGTAGAGCCAAGGAGCAGATTGAG GCACCTCCATCTAGCTCATCTAGACCTGCCCTTGAATTACCATCAGTAGCTTCCTCAGCACGG GCTGGGTCTTTGCCTCCAAATTTATCAGTCGAACCATCATCTCCATCTGCTTCTAGTGTATCTCCGAAG CGTCCTTTGCATGGTGCTGTATCTGCCTCAGGCCTCAAG GAGCTTGGAGGTATATCAGATGTAGTCGAAGTGTCAAGTGAAAGCAGTCCTCAGGTTTCCAATACTGTTTTCGCCTCAGAACAGAGGAGCAATGAGAACTCTGGTTTTGGTAGTGTGTATGGGCGTAAGTTTCCAGGAATTGGTGCTTCTTTTCTCACAAGAAGCCGCAGTGCTATGCAGAGTTTTAAGTGA